A window of Rhododendron vialii isolate Sample 1 chromosome 11a, ASM3025357v1 contains these coding sequences:
- the LOC131307558 gene encoding UDP-galactose transporter 1-like yields the protein MEEATLCQWSVIRSILAIIQWWGFNVTVIIMNKWIFQKLDFKFPLTVSSIHFICSAIGAYLVIKVLKLKPLIVVDPEDRWKRIFPMSFVFCINIVLGNVSLRYIPVSFMQTIKSFTPATTVVLQWLVWKKQFDGRIWASLVPIVGGILLTSITELSFNMFGFCAALFGCLATSTKTILAESLLHGYKFDSINTVYYMAPFATMILAGPALLLEGSGVVLWFQSHTSLLSPLIIIFGSGVLAFCLNFSIFYVIHSTTAVTFNVAGNLKVAVAVTCSWLIFRNPISAMNAIGCAITLLGCTFYGYVRHMISQQSPGTPRTPLTPRSLKELVPLVNDKLDDKV from the exons ATGGAGGAGGCTACGTTGTGCCAGTGGAGCGTGATTCGGTCGATTCTCGCCATAATTCAGTGGTGGGGTTTCAATGTCACCGTTATTATCATGAACAAATGGATCTTTCAG AAACTGGATTTCAAGTTTCCTTTGACAGTATCGTCTATACACTTCATATGCTCTGCTATTGGCGCCTACCTGGTAATCAAGGTGCTGAAGCTTAAGCCACTAATTGTGGTTGATCCTGAAGATCGATGGAAAAGGATCTTTCCCATGTCCTTTGTCTTCTGTATTAACATAGTACTGGGGAACGTAAGCTTGCGTTACATTCCTGTGTCTTTTATGCAAACCATAAAGTCGTTTACCCCTGCAACAACAG TTGTTTTGCAGTGGCTAGTTTGGAAGAAACAATTTGATGGTAGAATATGGGCTTCTTTGGTGCCCATTGTTGGAGGAATTCTACTGACTTCTATTACTGAGCTTAGTTTCAATATGTTTGGATTTTGCGCTGCTTTATTTGGTTGTCTTGCTACTTCTACAAAGACTATCCTCGCAGAGTCTCTGCTGCATGGCTACAAATTTGACAG CATAAACACAGTGTACTACATGGCTCCTTTTGCAACTATGATCTTGGCAGGGCCGGCACTATTACTTGAAGGATCCGGAGTTGTGCTATGGTTTCAGTCACACACTTCTCTTCTTTCACCCCTCATTATTATTTTCGGCTCTGGAGTGTTGGCTTTCTGCTTGAACTTCTCTATCTTTTATGTGATCCATTCTACAACTGCCGTCACATTTAATGTTGCTGGAAATCTTAAG GTTGCAGTGGCGGTCACTTGTTCATGGCTGATATTCCGTAACCCTATCTCAGCTATGAATGCTATTGGATGCGCAATAACTCTTCTGGGTTGCACATTTTACGGTTACGTGAGACACATGATATCCCAACAGTCACCGGGAACTCCGAGAACGCCCCTCACTCCACGAAGCCTGAAGGAACTGGTTCCTCTCGTGAACGATAAATTGGACGATAAGGTTTAG
- the LOC131307557 gene encoding lysM domain-containing GPI-anchored protein 1: MALHLLTAFTLSILLTNVGFSASKSTIEPCSTTNTCTALLGYTLPTSLKVSQVSSLFQIDPISLLTANSIDISYPDVENHILPPSLFLKIPITCSCVDGIRKSVSTKYTTRPSDTLSSIASAVYSGLVSADQLKDANSISDPSALDVGQTLVVPLPCVCFNGTDNSLPAVYMSYVVQEADSLSGIAASYSTTVSDLMDVNALGGPAINAGDILAIPLSACASSFPQYASDYGLNVPNGSYAITASHCVECSCAQGSRNLYCMPSSLAVSCSSMQCSNSNLMLGNVTWQQSSAGCNVTSCSYDGYANGTILTTLSTSLQPRCPGIQQFPPLIAPPDSVPTYTSFSPAPGPSEAGGAPTTTPTSTVPSSGSVLGLPPTNAPGGGLSSAAPLVHPLASFPIAVVVGLIFGSMRSLSL, encoded by the exons ATGGCCCTCCACCTCCTCACTGCATTCACCCTCTCCATTCTCCTCACCAATGTGGGTTTCTCAGCCTCCAAATCCACCATCGAGCCCTGCTCAACCACCAACACCTGCACCGCCCTCCTCGGCTACACCCTTCCCACCTCCCTCAAGGTCTCCCAGGTCTCCTCCCTCTTCCAGATCGACCCTATCTCCCTCCTCACCGCCAACTCGATCGACATCTCCTACCCAGACGTCGAGAACCACATcctccccccctccctcttcctcaaaatcccCATAACCTGCTCCTGTGTCGACGGCATTCGAAAATCTGTCTCCACCAAATACACCACCCGCCCCTCCGACACCCTCTCCTCCATAGCCAGTGCGGTGTACAGCGGCCTCGTGTCCGCTGACCAGCTTAAAGATGCCAACTCGATTTCGGACCCTTCGGCTCTTGACGTGGGGCAGACCCTTGTGGTGCCATTGCCCTGTGTTTGTTTCAATGGGACTGATAACTCTTTGCCTGCTGTGTACATGTCTTATGTGGTGCAGGAGGCTGATAGTTTGAGTGGCATTGCCGCGAGTTACTCAACCACCGTTAGTGATCTCATGGATGTCAATGCGCTGGGGGGACCCGCGATTAATGCCGGGGATATACTTGCAATACCCTTGTCTG CTTGTGCGTCTAGTTTTCCACAATATGCCTCGGATTATGGTCTGAATGTGCCAAATGGAAGCTATGCTATCACTGCAAGTCACTGCGTGGAATGCAGTTGTGCTCAAGGAAGTCGAAA TTTATACTGCATGCCGTCGTCATTGGCTGTATCTTGTTCTAGCATGCAATGCAGTAACAGCAATCTCATGCTTGGAAACGTAACATGGCAGCAGAGTAGTGCCGGCTGCAATGTTACTTCTTGTAGTTATGATGGCTATGCCAATGGAACCATTCTCACTAC GTTGTCAACATCTCTTCAACCTCGTTGCCCCG GTATCCAGCAATTTCCTCCACTGATAGCACCACCTGATTCGGTGCCCACGTATACATCATTTTCTCCTGCACCTGGACCTTCTGAGGCAGGCGGTGCTCCGACCACCACTCCAACTTCCACCGTGCCTTCATCTGGCTCAGTCCTGGGACTTCCTCCAACAAATGCCCCTGGTGGAGGTCTCTCTAGTGCTGCACCCTTGGTCCATCCACTAGCCAGTTTCCCAATTGCAGTTGTTGtaggtttgatttttggttcCATGCGGTCATTGTCGTTGTAG
- the LOC131307556 gene encoding aspartic proteinase nepenthesin-1-like yields the protein MASSFLSLPSLLLFLFLTITSLLVHSSSSKPPRPVHLPRTDQVGFQVGLTRVDHGRNLTKFQLVERSVRRGKLRLERLAELATTTGPGKGVRAPVFPGDGEFLMNFTVGSQAVPVSAIMDTGSDLIWTQCMPCTKCFHQPTPVFDPVKSSSLRNISCTSELCEDPTVFKCDHGCKYLYIYGDESSTRGYMAKDTFIFRDSASIHNVVFGCGVNNQGLGLAEGSGLVGLGRGSLSLVSQLHIDKFSYCLTSMEEDKTSQVLFGALAELNCSATSGKTRSTTPMVQNPFQPSLYYVSLKGITVGKTRVRVPKSMLKPNNKDGSGGMILDSGTTLTYLDEDVFGALKKEFTSQMKLGVSKPPGATGLDLCFDLPTTTDVSQVAIPKLKLHFEGSDLELPAENYMILDTQDGGGGVVCLAMAASSSGLSIIGNIAQQNLLVLHDLEKETVSFTRTQCDQL from the coding sequence ATGGCTTCTTCATTTCTCTCCTTGCCTTCCCTACTACTATTTCTCTTCTTAACAATCACATCTCTTCTCGTTCACTCTTCATCTTCTAAACCACCCCGGCCGGTCCATCTTCCTCGAACCGACCAGGTAGGATTCCAAGTCGGCTTAACTCGGGTCGACCATGGCCGGAACCTCACCAAATTCCAACTCGTCGAACGATCCGTCCGCCGCGGAAAACTCAGGCTGGAGAGGCTCGCTGAATTGGCAACCACCACCGGCCCTGGCAAGGGCGTCCGGGCCCCGGTCTTTCCCGGGGACGGCGAGTTCCTCATGAATTTCACGGTCGGATCTCAGGCCGTGCCGGTTTCCGCTATCATGGACACAGGCAGCGACCTCATATGGACGCAGTGCATGCCATGCACCAAGTGCTTCCACCAACCCACGCCGGTTTTTGATCCGGTAAAGTCGTCTTCGTTGCGCAATATTTCGTGCACTAGCGAGTTGTGCGAGGACCCGACTGTATTCAAGTGCGACCATGGCTGCAAGTACTTGTATATTTATGGAGACGAATCCTCCACTCGAGGATACATGGCTAAAGACACATTTATTTTCAGGGACTCGGCGTCCATACATAATGTAGTATTTGGGTGTGGAGTGAACAATCAGGGATTAGGGTTGGCCGAGGGATCAGGACTAGTGGGACTCGGACGTGGATCGCTGTCGCTTGTGTCACAGCTACATATCGACAAGTTTTCGTATTGCTTAACCTCAATGGAGGAGGACAAAACAAGCCAAGTTTTATTTGGAGCACTAGCTGAACTAAACTGCAGTGCTACTAGTGGCAAAACCCGTAGCACCACGCCCATGGTACAAAACCCTTTCCAACCATCATTATACTATGTGTCGTTAAAAGGGATCACCGTCGGGAAAACCCGAGTTCGTGTACCGAAATCGATGCTGAAGCCGAACAACAAAGACGGGAGTGGCGGAATGATCCTCGACTCTGGAACCACCCTAACGTACTTAGACGAGGACGTTTTCGGCGCGCTAAAGAAGGAGTTCACGTCACAGATGAAACTCGGGGTTTCCAAACCGCCCGGCGCCACTGGGCTCGATCTGTGCTTCGACTTGCCGACCACCACAGATGTGTCTCAAGTTGCGATTCCGAAGTTGAAGCTTCATTTCGAGGGGTCGGATTTGGAGCTTCCGGCGGAGAATTATATGATATTGGATACGCAGGACGGAGGCGGCGGAGTGGTGTGCTTGGCAATGGCAGCATCGAGTAGTGGGTTGTCCATAATTGGGAACATCGCGCAGCAGAATTTGTTGGTCCTGCATGATCTTGAGAAGGAGACTGTGTCCTTTACTCGCACTCAATGTGACCAATTGTAG